Sequence from the Helianthus annuus cultivar XRQ/B chromosome 13, HanXRQr2.0-SUNRISE, whole genome shotgun sequence genome:
AAATATTTTTTAACtatagttgatgatttttcaaGGACTGTTTGGTGTTACTTGTTGTCAAGTAAAACTGAAGTATTTGAAAATTTGTGTAATTTTTATGAACTCATTCTAACTCAATTTgagataaaaataaaaaccattagaagtgataatggaaccGAGTTTGTGAATAACCAAATGGGactgttttgtaaaaacaaaggTATATTACATCAAACATCTTGTTCTtatacaccacaacaaaatggtgtggtGAAGAGGAAACATAGACATCTCTTAAACACAGCTAGAGCTTTAATGTTTCAGAGTAATTTACCTCTTAAGTACTGGTCTGATTGTATTTTAACTGTTGTTTACTTACTCAACAGGTTACCCTCTTCAGTGTTAGGTGGTAGGAGTCCTTATGAAATTGTTTATGGTTTTAAGCCCTCATTAATTAATCTAAGGAACTTTGGATGTCTTTGTTTTAGTACTGTTTTGTCTGAAAATGATAAGTTTGCTTATCATGCTGATAAGTGTGTTCTTATTGGTTATTCAAATGTAAAAAAAGGGTTACAAATTACTAAGTTTGGACAATAGAAAAGTGTTTTTTTCTAGAGATGTGAAGTGTTATGAAAATGTGTACCCTTTTAAGTCTAATCTGATTAATAATCAAGAATTGTTTAATAAAACAGATTTGAATCATATAAACTTTTTTGACTTTACTGAAACAATTTTGTCTGAAGTTCCTACTtttcccaatgatgaagagggtacaactGGTGCTCAAGATCACTACAGTGATGATCAACAGCCAGTGTCACCCTCTACATCTGCCACTGCCAAAATGTTGAGAGTGATCAACCTGAAAGTGGGCAGTTAGGTAGTAGTAATTCGGGTAACAATGGCGGGGCAGAGGACACTGTAGTATCACATGATGAGACCAACTTATCTGAGGGACAATCAGTTAGGAAATCTTCTTGAAAAGTgtcttttccaaaaaaaaaaaatggtgaTTTTGTTGTTGAAGGGAGAGTTAAGTATGGGATTGAAAAGGTTGTTAATTATGCCAACCTATCTGTTGATAATCTGTGTTAGTTACTTCATTAAATAAATCAGTTGAACCTTATTCATATAGTGAGGCTGTTAAAGACACTAGGTGGATAGAAGCCATGAATAATGAAATGGAGGCTCTTCATAGGAATAAAACTTGGGAAATTGTAGATTTACCAAAAGGTAGGAAACCCataggttgtaaatgggtgtaTAAAATAAAGTATAAGGCAAATGGTGAGATTTAAAGATATAAAGCTAGGTTAGTAGCTAAAGGCTTTAACCAAAGAGAAGGTATTGACTTTGGTGAAACCTTCTCACCTGTTGTTAAGATGGTAACTGTGAGAATTGTGTTAAAACTTGCTGTGAATAGTTGTTGGCCATTATATGAACTTGATATAAACAATGCTTTTCTATATGGTTCATTGTCTGAACAAGTCTCTATGTCTTTGCCACAAGGGTATTACAATAATGACAAGAATAAGGTATGTAAACTTGTTAAGTCCCTTTATGGTCTTAAACAAGCTCCTAGAAAGTGGAATGAAAAGTTAACCTCTATGATAATCAATATGGGTTTTGTTCAAAGTTTGTGTGATCATTCTTTGTTTATTTTGAATAAAAATGATGTGTTGATAGTTTTGTTGGTTTATGTTGATGACATAGTAGTTACAGGAAATAGTCATTCTGAAATTACTAATGTTAAAAAGTGTTTAAGTGATAATTTTCAAATAAAAGATTTAGGTTTGCTTAAATACTTTCTTGGTATTGAAGTTCTATATTCTGATGGGTCTATTTGTTTGTCCCAAAGAAAGTATTGTCTTGAGCTTCTAAACGAGTTTGGATATTTAGGATGTAAGCCTGTTGGAACACCCATTGAACAGTCACATATTGTTACTGCTAAAACtgataaagataaaaaaattttGGAAAATGTGACTGGGTTTCAAAAGTTAATTGGCAAGTTAATATACTTGTCTTTAACACCACCAGATATAAGTTATACAGTTCAATATTTGAGCCAATACATGCATAAACCATGTCAATCGCACTTAGATATTACTTTAAGGTTATTGAGATACTTAAAGAAATGTCCGGGTAAGGGTGTTATGTTTAGGAAAACAGGTAGTTTTGAACTTTCAGGTTATGTTGATTCAGATTGGGCAAAGTGTACCAAGACTAGAAAGTCTGTTACTGGATTTGGAGTGTTTCTTGGAGATACTCTTATATCctggaaaagcaagaaacaaggAGTTGTTTCTagatccactgctgaggctgagtACATGGCAATGTGCTCAGCCACATGTGAGGTAATGTGGATAAAGAATGTTTTGCAAGAGTTGAAAGTGAGTTGTACTTTGCCTATAAAAATGTTTTGTGATAGTAAATCTACTATATCCATTTCTTTAAATCTTGTTTTCCATGAAAGGACAAAACACTTTGAATTAGACTTGcattttttgagagaaaaaatTGCAAGTGGCATTATTGAACCACAAAAAATTGCTACTGATGAACAGTTAGTAGAcattttgtcacacccctttctaaggcggaagcacgaggtgtgatcatgaaaggttttcattgcatacgattggtaaacatactacatgctcataaaataACTTCAAACACCATTACATAACagaaaacatagttaagtgtttacatcacgaaacaacatattgtctgaaagtttacaactttatttaagacaaacataaacgacatccacgagcatgagtaagaccgcgcgcatatccacttttagttacctgaaatacatgtgagttttgaaaaacgtcaacataatgttggtgtgaattcatgcagttcttgtattgaacgtttgtatactttatatgaaaaacatggtatgtatcttgtgaAAATCAGgcattcatgtataaatcaagaattcatgtatgtatcaagttgttaatgggttgcaaggccattaacatgtgacacgacataggaagcaaccaaaccttaggcatttttctagttggcatattctgagacacaaaagcactacttggtactcgttctcaccaagagtgtggctgcccggcacccgttagatctaaccttttgttctacggtctaggtatattgtttattaatggtgcttatggtaccctattcgtgacatgatttCTCGTATCATGTATCATTTCTCGCATCATttcttggtactagttttcaccaagattGCTTCTTGTTTTTGTACACATCATGCCATTTTGTAAACATtgaaatatttgtaacatgtatttcacccccgaaattataaaactgaaaacagttaaaagaaaaaggggaacatgaactcacaactttgcgttccttgcgtcgtaaacttcaccggatttgctttaTCTAGcatcgtgacctaaacgtgttttattaacgttagtcactagacttgtatcacacaagtacaagccactatcttttgtatacgtattcttgtgttaaaaataatctatatttttaactaagtgtcttacttatattattttctgaaaaataaatataagtttcttgtattttgcacccgaattatgtatcttgtatgttgtatgtgtatttttgtgttttcaCTTCTCAAGAGTATTTATTGTATTTTCAAGTCGTAATACACTATCCTGTATAatacatactatatacacttaacACAAAACTTGGTGACCAATAAATACGTATATTTTCCTCAAAAATTACAAACTTAATTTCAATTTTAATCTTGAataaatcatcatttcttaacacaaaaattagggaaaccttggtaaatgtttttagatacatttttaggaaataagtttctcaaaaacttacgtttttctaagtgtcaaaattttataaaataaaattttgatagagtttcccctaaaagtggaggtttcccatgttttcaaaacatgtgtttattttcttttaaatcctcatcaacatcaacaattaaTCTTTACACAATTTTTACATTACCAAGAGCAAAAATATATACGTTACACACTAATCATGAACTTTATATATCccgaaaacgcgtagtaacttggtaaagcttttagtggacttagttaccttctgaaacgtatttatttctttaaaaatcattctcaTAAAATAATtcagtgtttacaacttgtaaataatttttacaaaaaaaaaaaaaaattaaactcttgaactcttcttgtaaataaaatattctcatacttgtcttatttctaaaaatagtgtaagtgttaggatccgaggctgacatgattgtgtttgtttgcataaaatgaACATTCAAAACATATGtgatgcagcggaaatgagtagcaaactttgtaaacacaatcacaggagaatatagtttgataaacaattgcttttcattgagttgaatgattgaaatacaaagcaaatgattacagcatgtttacagaaactaaactccccctcagcctgttactccagggttggttgcacaagatgaaaggattggactgaagaagaagaatccactcagtcaatcaaatgtaacagtacagagtactgttacatttataggcagtccaaaccactgggcatctcagctgacgtcaccatgaaagcgacatctAATAGACTAACAAACCCTATCTACTGTTTTACAACTACTGATCATACAAACACTGATTATACTTAAaacactgatgtataaacactgattcttcattccactgttgcAGTCgaccactgatgttgagcatcagtgctttcttcaaagggtgatcaggccTTGAAAGAGCAGTACTTTGGTTCTTCATCAGTGCTTGGAAttcatcagtagattgagcttcagcctttaaacttcatcagtgctttggctTTACATTACATAAAGAGAAtgaaaactgctgctgcatccttccactgctgtgaacccaaccGCACTTGTCAtgttcagcagtgcttgactcaaggcagtagattgggcagcagggctaTAGTTCTTCATCAATCTTTGACTTGATAAGTAGCTTCCAGGAACAGCAGTTGTTGATAAGGGCAGTACTTGGAGCATATCAGCTGTTAGGATCACTTTCGAGGGGAAAGTTTAGTGCAAACTGcttcttatgatgaatccactattctgaaccagttttggctttacatcatctgttcctctggtagggttcaatcccaacaatctccccctggaacagatgatgccaaaacacttcattattcaggatctttattgtCTCATCAGGAGTTCCCTTACTTGACCTTttaattgtaattcaaagttcatggaTTCCTTATCaccctcatccctgcacagtgtaagctcaaggagatcttgtaaatCTTCTACACCCATGCCAAGTGCATTttcccttgatatatgcttcacctcatcattggatctgagcaaagtcaatacgtgggtcttttgatcagacatccactttagtatttttgaatccaatgggtttcttgggagaggtttatttgaatgatgagtttggagattgtGGCCTGGTAATGACAACTTTGAGCAGTGTCTTGAGATTTTGCTGTTTCTTGTTGTTCTGCTCTGAGTGTCTGAAGAACCATCTTTATGATTTATTTCTCTGAAGCTTGGTCTTCTTTTGGTATTTTTGCGTCCATctgctttgtttccttctttgataaaggatggcaGTGGTTGATTTAGTGGGGATgacagtggttgtggtgtgtgttgatgtggtattgatggcagttgtttgggtgACAGATGTTGTTAGTGGTGGAGGTGTAAGTGATTTTGTGGGAACAGAAGTTGTGGTTGAAATAGTAACTGGCTTAGTTTTAGAAGCTGTGGTGGTTGATTACCTTGTTTTTCTAACAGGACTCTTCTTTAATGAAGTACtaacctcttctttttctttttgcagaactatctttttctcaaccaaagcTCTGCTCTTATCCCTTACCCTTTTAATATCAGCAGTAGTTTTGAGACCAGCTGAATTGACTTGAACGATCCTCATTTGTGTATCTTCATCATTTGCTTGAATTTTCAGGGTTTCAtcacctcccttttccttttctttgacagATGTTTCATCAGAAGCTACTGAGAGATTTTCCTTAAagtcattttctccccctttttggcatcatcaactCTTTCGAAGATAGGTGCAGAGGTTGAAGtaataactcatttgcagcaggtgcttgaGTTGGAACAGCAGTGGGTTGCACCATTTgtactgttaacaactgttgcaatATTTCTTTTGATTTCTGCAAGCGAAGTATCCAGTTATTTTTTTCAACATGTTCTGTCAATTCCAGGtgctttaaaccatcacccaatttaatgggatcatctgatttcccattAGTAgcggttttatcagtggttgaggtagggagtgtactccaaacattaaccactgatgcccctttttcttggtactggggacttctttcttcataaTGAGAAACACCTTTTAGTGAACCAGTGAAGACTGGATACACACGAGTTCCcagtgaagaaattgccttcaaggaagtcttattgatgaaactactgtccaaatgcaaaccagtgggttcagcacttgtagtagctgcttcacttgaattaccaccaagagttacttgtaactcaaggggtgtaacctccccagttgttgctgggataacagaggtataagcatcagactcAGTTACTTGTTGGAGTATACTttcagtgataggtggttgagaggaactgatttATGTCTGAGTTATATCCAAAGCATGCAACAAGGTCATTATTGATGGTGGTATTTGTGATATGATGATGGAAGTTGAAAGtgaatttgccccgggcagtggaatgtggatgatgaaatcaagtgattccagagcatcataatttggtgtccctgttcttacaacttgttctttttgagaagaagcaggaggtgtttgaggcatgggttgagacctttctaccatctgctgtgaggaagtagcagcagtggtttatagtgacttttgtgctgtcactggcagttgctctgggatctcatcttccagagttgccattattgtaggtttggggggtttttgaattttcttttgttttggtggatttaggtgtgggtttcacaacagttgttttgctgctgtgatcaccttgagcagtgggctcagcagcagatacctgaggagcagtgtttgctgctaaattctactcaggaacctctgcttgtgttttggaaaTAATGGTTTCATCAGACTTTAGAGATTTATTGAAAAAAATcaattttaactatttttaaggctttattttgattttctgaaaacattttgacGCTATTTACACATGGAGTACAAAATAACTTGCTTTGATCCATGTTTAGCATTCCAATTCTAGAGATGAATTTTTCAAAGGTAGATGTATCAAATTCTTAGGTTTGTACATCTGCCAACTGATCTTTAGGAtcgacatgatgcagagaaatcaaacctttttcatagcaatcccccACAAAGTGGTGTCTGATGTCAAGCGATGATGGATGAATGAGATACTGGATTTTGGTCAAGCACTGTTTGTTCATCAGTGGATGAGCCTTAACAGCTGTTTTGTACATCTGCTGCTCTGATGATGGAAATGATTTTAGTATCACGTCCAACATCTGTTGATGGTGAATGTGAGTTACCTGTAGAATCAAATTCTTGACAAACACATTTTAGATGCTAATTTATCAGAATTAATCATATCAACAGGGTTTACAGGGATTTTTAATGTAGAAAATTTTCTGGCCCTTGCATTCGGGTTTTACCACTTATCTATTTCAAGTTTTGAACACTTCTATAGATTTTgacagtggttgagtatcccagatgatcaTCACATTTAGCTTTGATCACCCATTTTGTGTTTTAATATTCCTTTTGAGAACTTAGAGTAAAACATGAGCAACCAGATGTTTAAAATTTGTTAACAATCAACTTTGATATGAGATGGAAACTTGAGTTTGAAATGACCCTAACTATTTCACCATCTCCTTTTTATTCATTATCAAGGAATATATCACCCTATGCAAAAATAAAAGGATTCTATATCCCAATAGGTGATTGAACTATTACtatcaaaaacaagtaaaagtgcAAAGTATATCATTCTTAAGgaaaaataaagaataatatatcctgttttatttgaAGAAAACTTTACAGAGAAAAAGAGTAAAAGTTTTTTGATAATAAAATCAATTAGATCTGGTGTGTCTCAAGAGTTAAAGTAACTTCGAATAAGGTCAAGATCATTTCATTCTCAAGCTTAGGACAATGGTCAGTGGTTTAAACCAAAGTCTTGTAACCACTGTTTGGTGCCATTTCCTTGTCAGTTGATTGTTACCATGAGGAGCCCGTTCACAAAGGTTTTGAAAGTTCTTTGTGAACCTTATTACCATGTGAATAATTCCTGAGAAATTTGGCCTATTCCTCTTTATTGAAAAATATCTGGAGAT
This genomic interval carries:
- the LOC110901988 gene encoding uncharacterized mitochondrial protein AtMg00810-like, which codes for MVTVRIVLKLAVNSCWPLYELDINNAFLYGSLSEQVSMSLPQGYYNNDKNKVCKLVKSLYGLKQAPRKWNEKLTSMIINMGFVQSLCDHSLFILNKNDVLIVLLVYVDDIVVTGNSHSEITNVKKCLSDNFQIKDLGLLKYFLGIEVLYSDGSICLSQRKYCLELLNEFGYLGCKPVGTPIEQSHIVTAKTDKDKKILENVTGFQKLIGKLIYLSLTPPDISYTVQYLSQYMHKPCQSHLDITLRLLRYLKKCPGKGVMFRKTGSFELSGYVDSDWAKCTKTRKSVTGFGVFLGDTLISWKSKKQGVVSRSTAEAEYMAMCSATCEVMWIKNVLQELKVSFVWVTDVVSGGGVSDFVGTEVVVEINYLFLNQSSALIPYPFNISSSFETS